Part of the Zonotrichia albicollis isolate bZonAlb1 chromosome 2, bZonAlb1.hap1, whole genome shotgun sequence genome, CTCTCTCCTTCCTTACCCACTCCACTGTCACAGATACAATTCAGGGTGCAGGCTCAGCTTGCATTCAGAGTTATCATTtgttttctgcagcagcaggtctccagccttttttctttttccatgctgATTTTGAGCTCTCACCACCCTCAGTCCAGCACAGACTGACAGTCTCAGAAAGGCCATGGGGAAAATAGCAGTGTGCTCTTTCTTGTATGCagagaaaggtttcttgccttTAATGCTTCATGTCACAGTCAGGCCACAAGTCTGATACTTTTATCTGCTTGGTATGCTTTTATTTCATCTCTCCACATTCTCCTCCTCAAAGAGGGAGAAAAGACTGAAGTGAATCAGTGATAactgcagctgttcctgctggaACAGCCATAATGCTGTATACCTCCAAGTACTTGACCACTTGTCACTATCAAGCCTCTTCAGCTTAAGGCCATAAAATAGGAATTAGCTAGTTGAATTATTTCAAGCTAACCTTCTGTTTGCAGTGCAGTAATATGGTGGCTGGTTTTTAGAAGTACAGGGGTGGTCAGAAGATTTAACTGAAAGGTAAACTGAGATGTGCATTTGTATCTCATTAGTTACTGTGTGGTAGCTGCTTTGTGTGCGTGCTGTCAGCCTTTTGCCCTTAAATTCACTGTGAAGCAAACTGCCTTGTGCTGACAGGGCTCAGGCCGTGCAGgtgagcagcagagatgggGCACAAGGGAATGGAATTACAGTGCAGTAACTGGGTAGCTAAAAGATGGATGGCGCCCCTCTTGCAGTCCTGAGCTATGGTCTGCAAGGCTGGGATTGAATGTTTCAAGGAACAGAGCTCTGAGCAATGTCTGTGATACATTCTCTCCCTCCTGGTGTGTGCTGGTGTTCCCAGGCTTTCCTCTTCCAGGGAAATGTgattcctgtccctgctctggtaGAGGTGTGTCAGTATTGGCACTGGCATGGCTTAGCCTGTGTTGTTTCGTTGGGTGGGGTGGGGGAAAGGGGAGAGGAGATAGCACAGGGTAATTGGATTCAGGGATgattgtgctgctgtgctgagttTTACTGGATGAAGCAGCTTGTTGCGATAGGTGTTTGTTTCAGCTGCTGTCTGCAGGTGTGACTTGGCTAGATAAGGATGGTCTATCACCTTGATGATTTCATTGTTTGATTTGGCTGGACTGGGTGGAGAATGTAGCTGCATTGTTTGGGACTAGCTTTGTAGTTTGGTTTTGTGAAGTGAATTACATGGCAGCACATTGCTACATTATTAAGGTGAAGCTGCAGGAGATAATAGTTGGAGAATGTTGGAGGGAAGAGAATCTGCACAGGCTTTCACAATGCATAACTAGTTGAGCCTCCAGCTGCTGGGTTTCTGTCAGGAGATCTGGTCAGCAGAATGCATTGGGATTGCACAGAAAAATTTCGGTGGTGATTTCAGTTTGCAGTTGTACTTTAACTGCAAGGCTGTCCGTGCTGTGTAAATAGCTGAGAGTGCTCTGAGGTAGCACGCTGGCCCTGACAGCATGAGTGTTGTCTGGATTCATACTGTCTTGCAGCCTCTACAGTTTTCACAGTGGGTGAGGGAGAAGCTGGCAGGTCACTGCTGGTTTTTTTGCTAACCTCAAATTTAGCAGTAAGCTGCTCTTCAGAGTCTGTGTTTCCTTGTATTGCTGAACGTTCAGGCACTTAAACTTGCTTTGTATTCTCCTCCTCCTGTAGGGTATGCAGTGATGTGAAGtaggagctgccagagcagtAGATAGTGCTTCCTCCTTCTAAAACCTGCCTGGTTTTCCCCTAGATGTGATTGCCTGGCTTTTCCTGATATTTGATGTTTCTGTTTATACATTGTCTGGCTGTGGAGGAGGTTGCATATATGAAGCACAAGGGTTTGGCAGGAGTTGCTGGGCACATTGTGAGGGGAAGGTGAGCCTTTGAAGAGAGGTGGGTGCAGAGAAGGGAAGATGACATGCCCAAGCTTTGTGCCAGCTTCTCTAAGCACAGATGAGCTCATGGGAATCCAGTTGGCTAAACTTGGGAGTTTATTTCCCTATTTCCCCTCCATGGGCAGCTGTGTCTTCCAGTGGATCTTCAATGTCTTCCAGTCTGGTGGTGGCTTCTTGGGTGCTGATAAATctttccaggctgagcagaggcTTCCCCTTGGTGGTTCAGAGCAGCTTTtgatttctctgcttctgtggTTGAGTGCATGGAAGGGGTGTACAGCTTATCTGTGAGTTCTTATTGGTGAaaccttttctctcctttttccaggtgacTGTTTTTTGTGAGACAAGTGGTTTGCAACTCATGGCCTCCACGATGAGTACTGCAGTGTCGTGACACCAGGGGTCTTGGTAAGCTGCTTGTTGGAAAACCCAAGATCTACAATATCTCCAAGAATGCAGATCCATCTCTTTTGTCTATGCAGTTAAAGTTTGAGTTAATTTAAAGCCATCCAAATTGTAGGCTGCAAACAAGTGGGGTGGGGCTACATTTTCACCTGTTCTCACCTCCTCTTCTGAGCTTGTAATGATAGTGATGCAGTTCCATGATCAGCCAGGTCAGGGGGAAAATCCAGCTGAATAGAAATTTCTGTTGTTCTCCTTGGGTTAGTTCCCATTCAGATCTTTGCCTGATATGGTGAGAATGAGTAGCCAGCTGAACCATCCCATTTCTCTGCAACCTTTGCCTGCCATACCTTAAAGCCATCCTGAAAATACAGCCTTGGATGTAGCTTTCCAAAATGTCGTGAAAAGTGGTTTGACCATTCACTGTCACTGACCCTACCTCTAATTTTAAAGCAATGATACAGGCTTTGCTATGGTAGGCAGACTCCAGCTGCAGAAATATATTTCTCTAGAGCTTTTCCATTATTGAACCCTAGATTCCCAGGCATAAATGTGTTAGAAGTGCATTGAGAAAAATCATGAGACATTCCATTTCACATTATAAAAGATGGTACATTCGCCGTGTGCAGAAATAAGAAGCTGAGGAAGTTGAGTTGCTGTTGTTCCTCCAATGAATATATTGATGTATCCTTTATAGCTCTCTCTGGTAAGAATAAATTTAAACTGAGATTGGAAAACACAGTTCCCTTGCACAGGACATCACTTCTAATATATATGGAAGATGTGTatatagaataaaaaaaatgttaaaaaattgGAGGGTTCTCCTCCCACCCCTGGGTGAAGTACTTGAAAGTTTGGTGATGTCAGGAATCCCATGATCCCATGTAGCCAGTTGATTGTGATTCTTATCTTCATGTTTTCTCATTGCACTGTGCAAGACTGAGACCCTTGAGATAATCTTGTAATAAAAGGTAACATAATGTATAAATATCCAAATGGAAAAGCTGAGGATTAAGCAACAGAATACTTAAGTTCATCATGCAGGCATCTACGTCCTGCTGTAAGCATCAAGCTCTGCTCACTATTGTGCTGTTACTCCTTTTTCTCATTGTTTTTAGCCTGGAATTCACTGTATTTTCAGTCACACCTTCACCTTTAGTGAGGGTGCAGAAGTTTCAGAGTTCCACTGGCTTTTACAGATGTGTCAATCTCTTGGAAAGCAGAGTTGGGTGCTGTTGATAATGATACAGTTTTCTTTAATGAAACAGACATAGGAGCCAAATTTGCATGCAAAGATGATACAATTTAGATATGTGTGAAGAGATTCTGTCTCCTCTTTAATGTATCTGTATAGAACCAGCTGTAATTGCAACATGATAGTAGGAGCAATAGGGATAGGGTAACTCCAACATTGTTGCCAAAATCAGTGGGATAACCAGCTAATAGCCCCAGAGAGGCATGTGGGTGCTCTGGAGTGTGTGGCTCAGGCTGGAGTTCATCTGATTATGCCTGATCAGAGGCCTTTAAAATGAGACATTTGCTGCAGAAACGTTCCCCACATGAATAGGTTCATGCAGCACAGTGGAGGTGAGAACAGGCAGTAGGATGACTTCTCTGACTCATTAAGGAGATGTGGGATAGGGAGGAGAAGTTTTTGTAGGTGATGCAGAACTTGACACAACGACTGCAGTGTGGATCATGATAAAGTAGAGCAGCACAAAGTCACTAGGGTGTGTAACAGCACAACCTCACAACTGTATAAATTTGGGGAACTGGAAAACCGTGCTGTTTAGTACTACAAGTTGCTGGTAACTCTATTTGGCCAGAGGTGATCATAGAGTGGCCATGTCTTTTAATCCTCTGCTGTCATCAGCCCATGAgccaattttttgttttgaaatgcaGTTTGAACAGTAGTTTCTTCATAAAATTCAAGACACTCCCATCCTAATAAGATTTATATTGTTTCATTTGGTTATATGTGGGAAGAAACTACTTCTTTGGTGCTGAGAAGGAATATTGGGAATATTTACATTTGAATAATATTTAACTAGCAATGCTTAATACATTAACAATAAATCTTGGTTAGATTCTAAATTAAGTGGATTTGCATCTGAGTAGGTGAGATGAACAGGAGAGATTTTGTTGAAACATAAACAAGACAGAAATTGGTTCCAAAATAATTTAGCCCAGAGCACGTAAACAGTAATGTTCAATAGTTTCCACCTCCAGAAACAGCTTTATGTGCCTTACTGCCTACGTCATGCATTTTGTTTCTTAGAAAGAAGCTGaaaaagcagctgctttttgtgtgccctttttttttaaagcctcaATAATGTGTGGTGTGTTGCTGAGCAAATTTAGCTGGGTACTACTCCAGTGCTTTTTTGACCTTTCTAATAGATATGATGAGTGACTAACCCCTCATGCTTTCAGAGTAACCACACAGAGCAGTAACTTACAGGTGGTCAGGaaggcattttattttatttttctccctttgtgTAACCCTTAGCACACATCATTGAACATGTGTCTGGGTATATTGGACCAAAGAGACAAAAGATTTAAGCAGAGTTTATGTTCTTAAGAAATATCAGATTACGGCCATTCACAGGGGAATTTTGGATAGCTCAGTCATGTTGGGGATTTGTACTTTTGGCTTCCTGCTGACTTTTGAAGTGTCTTTAATGTAAGTGTTCAAATCCAAGGTGCTTCCCTGTTTTGTTGACTCCAGAATGATTTGCTTTGGACAAAGGGAAGATGGCCTCACTGCCTGTAAACTGTAtggccagcctgggctgcctcTGGTCTGAAATACACATCTGTCTTCTCGGGAATGGGGGAAGAACTGCCATGCATAGCTCCACAGCAGACACATCTGCTTGGGAAGTTCCTCATTGGTTTTCTGTTCTCTCCTTGTGGGGTGCTTTGCAGTGTGCCCTGGAGATGCGAGACttcccctgggcagcaggaggcacGCATCTAGAGaatgctggagctgcaggagggaagtgGCCAGTGCAAAAGCAGCGAGGAGCCAAGAGAAAAAAGGCAAGCAGGCAGCCAGCACTGAGAGGAGCGGGCGGCAGGAAGCGCTTCGACGCTGCCGCTGGCGGCACACGCTCCCCAGAGGAACTTGACGAGAGCCCATCTGCGTGTGTGTGAGACTGTGAGCTCAGGATTTCTGTCAATGCATTCCAGTAACCCCAAAGTGAGGAACTCCCCGTCAGGCAACACACAGAGGTAAGGAGAAGAGCCTGCAGTCGGCTGCTGGGGGTTGGTGCACGttgccatccctgctctgctgctggattAGCCCAGGGACTGTGGCAGTGTGGCTTCCTGGTCCCTCTGTGCTCCCATCAGCCTGCTGAGTACCTGAGCAGTGGCTGCACAGTGCTGGTGGTCTCCATGTTTGCAACCATGAGGCATGGATTTTCTGTTCCTTGTGCTCTCCTCCCTTCTACCAGGTGCCTGGATAGGCAGCAGGAGAATAAACCTGCTGTTTCTaccttggtttttttccccttctcttctAATTATCTATTTCCTGAGAGACAGCCGGGCATCAGAAGGTCTCTCTGTACTTTCACACAAAATGCTTTCTCCATATTATTGGcttgaacagcctggagaaCTGATCAGCTGAGCACTGAGATCCTCTGCATCAGTCACCTGCCAGTGCAGCTGGGCAGCATTTCTTCTCCACTAATTTGGAAAGgcaaaaatatgaaaacaaagCCGTGTCCAGGGACTTAGGATGGTTCTGATTGACAGCATTCTCGAGTTTGAGTTTTTACTCCCAGAGGTCATCTGGAGCTTAACAGTGTTTCAGAGGGAATGCTTCTGAGTCAGGTGTCTGTCCAGAGGAGGGAACAGCTTGTGTGAGTCCCACAGTGAGGATGCTAGGAGAAGGATGCCTGTTGGAAGTAATAGTGATGATGCTAAAACACAATGCAGAAGATCCAGTGGCAATGGAGGgtgaggagggaagggatgccTAATACCTGCAGAGGAGCAAAATAGTTTTAGGATGCAATTTGCTGGATGGAAGAGGAATTAAGGACTCTGAGTCTCCTTTGGCAAACTGAGGAGGATTCATCTGCCCCATTTTACAGGAGTGTGCTTGGAGATGGTATCCTTCACTTTCCTGATTCAGGGGCAGGTTGTAGCTGGTTTAATTGTTTTCACGGTCAGAGGTTTGTGTTTCTCTGGCAGCTCGCCCCAGTGGATGACGAATGCTGCAGCAATGCTGGGTTTTCCTTGTGCTCCCTGTAGAACTGGATAGGGAGGTGCAAGGGAGGGGTTGGGGGGGGTCTGCTGATCAGAGCTGCAGTGTAGTTGGGGTCCAGGAGAATGGTGAGGGGAACTTTATAGTGCCTTGTTTGTTTACTCTGAGCTGGTCTTGGTGTGAGGTGCTTCTCTGTGCACATAGAAACCGTTGTCTTTATTGACAGAAGCGCCAGAGGTGGGTCCTCATGTGACAGCAGTTTCTGGGATCTGGCAGGTCTGTGGTTTGCCCTGGTGCCTTCTTGAGCAATGAGATTCCATCTTGGATAATAACCCTTTCAGGGCATGTTCAAAAAAGCACCTGCATGACTCTAAGCTTGCAGGCATTTTTTATTTGTCAGCAATTGTCTTAGCTTGTAAAGGTGACAGTGGTTGTTTCTGCTTCACTCTAATCTGTTCCTACAGGGCTGAATGAATCAATGGTGTGATTTgtcactttttccttttctttctttttttttttctctctccccagTAGCCCCAAATCAAAGCAGGAGGTGATGGTCCGTCCCCCTACAGTGATGTCCCCGTCTGGCAACCCTCAGCTGGATTCCAAATTTTCCAACCAAGGCAAACAAGGGGGCTCCACCAGCCAATCCCAGCCCTCTCCCTGTGACCCCAAAAGTGGAGGTCACACCCCCAAAGTGCTCCCGGGCCCGGGTGGGAGTATGGGGCTGAAGAATGGGGCTGGAAATGGTGccaaggggaaggggaagagagagaggagCATTTCAGCAGACTCCTTTGAACAGAGGGAAGCTGGGACTCCCAATGATGACCCAGAAATCAAAGGTACGTGTGCTAGGGTTCATGTGCAAGTGCAGACACTTAGTCTGAATCTTCTGTAAGATGGAGAATTGCTCTGCAGGTATTAGTGAGACATTTTGTTTGTCTGGGGCTCTCAAAGTTCCAGCCAATGAAGTTCTAAAGGTCTTGAAAGCAGGCAAAGAGGAGAGGTTGTCATAGCTGGCATTGGTAAATGTCTTGTTCACGCTCGGTTAGAGCCCAGACCTGACTCTGGTGGGAAAGTTCCTTTGTAACTCTTAAACTCCCCCAGAGGATTTATAAGTACAAATGCAACCTGTTGGTCTCCTTCTGGCCTTTGGCCTTTCAGGAACTGTTCTCTTGTAACTGGGGTTTTAACAATATGCAGGTCTGTTTTGTCAACATAGATACATAACCCATAGCACCCTGACTGGTAACAcaagccagagagctgggattcCTGTTCCTGGCTCCAGCATTGCCTCTGTGAGACAGTGCAAAACCTGACCACATGTTCACTTGTTCCATCTTTGCTAGGTCACCTAGCTAAGGTGgataagcaaaagaaaaattcaagTTTTGCAGGAGTGTTTTCCTGAGGCAGATATATTTATCTTTGTTCCTACATAGAAGTGtagttttcctgcttttttatGTGGTCATTAGAGAATTCAAAGAGATCGGTTGTGGGAACTGCCACTTTCCTTGGAAAAGGACACAAGAGGAGCTTTCTCCCAGTGTTGCTTGAAGTACACCAAGGCTTTAGAGGAAAGACATGTGGTGTAATAGAAGAATTGCCTTCAGTGCTTGAGGAAGAAGCAGGAAATTTCAGAGGAGAAAAAGCTCTGATCATTTTCCAGAATTGATTTGCAAAGAGATCCCAAGATAGTGAttcccttcttttctcctttgtccCTTTCCAGACTGCAATTCTGCTGATCATGTGAAGTCCCAGGAGTCTCAGCACACACCACACTCCATGACTCCTTCAAATGCTTCAGCCCCAAGGTCTTCCACACCTTCCCATGGTCTAACTGCCACTTTGGAGCCAGCAAGTGGGCAGAAGACTCCATCCAAAGTGGTTTACGTCTTTTCTACTGAGATGGCCAACAAGTAAGTAGGTAGCTGCCTGAATGTCTTCTGAGAGCAGGAATTGCATTTGTGCTCATCTTTTAAGAGATGATCAAGGGCACTTTCTGCATCAAGTAGCAAAAAGTCATTACTTATTTTGGGGATGCTGAAGAGGTTGGAGTGGACCATATTCCTGCCTTCTTTGCTCTGAGAAGTAATTGTTTCATTCTCTGAGGTATgggtatatatttttttttggcAAATAGTGGTGGATATTGTTTTGCAATCCATGCAATGAATAGAAGCCAGGATGGCTTAAACTGAGACGTGAACCCTGAATGCTGATGAGTTTGTAGTCGtaagcatttttcttttgctactCATCTAGAGTGAAATATGTGTGGCTAAATCTTTCTCCCTTTTGCCAGCTGAAAGATAGAAAGGAGGCCAGTTAAGAAAAATTGCTTCTTGGTTTCAACTGGATGTGTGCATCTGCCTGTCTGtctttgcagggctgcagaagCTGTGCTGAAGGGACAGGTGGAAACCATCGTGTCCTTTCATATCCAGAACATCTCAAACAGCAAGGCGGAACGAAACACTGTACCCTTGGTAGGGAATACCTGCATGGGGGTGAGAAGGGGAAATTGTAAATGGGCCTGTGTCTGGTTCAGAGAGATGGATGATTATTCACGCTCTGAAATAAGTTTTAGGAAGACAGACAGGTGTCATTCAGACTGTCTGCAAATAAATGTCTTGGGTCACCCAAAGAAGAGTTAGAGTCTTGCAATATTTTGGTAGAGTATTTCCAATGTGTAGGTCATGCAGAACTAGCATAGACAAAAGGGGTCCCTGCAGTAATGCCTTGAGCAAAGTAGGTTTGTGCATTGCCAAGAGGCTGCTGTGTAATTGCTGCATGAAGGCAAATTTTGGGCTGGTGGGATTGAGATTGGGTGTTTTGTTTGCACTGCTGCTGATGTGGCATGGCTGGAAGAAGAGCAAGTGACTGAGTGTGGCTTTCTCTTGCAGAATCCTCAGATCACTGCACTTCGGACTGAACCCAAGgccctgccacagccccagccccctgctgcccaggaccaGAACCCTCCCCAGAATGCCAAAATGCAGCCGACCCCGCCCGTGTCAGCGCCAGTATCCAAACCCACCGGCCCCCCATGTCCCATAGATCAGGACAGTCCCAGTGTGGAAAGCAAAGTGATGTCTGTGGGCAGCCCTGCCAACTCTACCCCATTGCAGACAGAAGGATTTGGGCAGAGTTCAACCCCCAATAATCGAGCAGTTAGCCCAGTTTCCCAAGGTAGCAATAGCTCTGCTGCAGACCCCAAAGGCCCTCCCCAGCAGGGGTCTGGTGGGGACCCATCCAGCTTGGGTGAGAACCCCGATGGActgtcccaggagcagctggagcaccGAGAGCGCTCGTTGCAGACCCTGCGGGACATCCAGCGCATGCTCTTCCCTGATGAGAAGGAGTTTGCAGGAGGGCAGAGTGGGGGGCCACCCCCAAACGCTGGGGTGCTGGATGGTCCCCAAAAGAAACCCGAAGGGCCGATACAGGCTATGATGGCTCAATCCCAAAGTTTAGGCAAAGGGTCGGGGTCTCGGACAGATGGAGGGGCTCCGTTTGGCCCTcaaggacacagggacatgccTTTTTCCCCAGATGAAATGGGGCCACCACCAATGAACTCCCAGTCAGGAGCCATAGGCCCAGACCACCTGGACCACATGACTCCTGAGCAGGTGGCCTGGCTCAAGCTGCAGCAGGAGTTTTatgaggagaagagaaggaagcaAGAGCAGGTGGTTGTGCAGCAGTGTTCCCTGCAGGACATGATGGTCCACCAGCACGGGCCTCGTGGCATGGTCCGAGGTCCTCCCCCTCCCTACCAGATGACCCCTGGTGAGGGCTGGGGACCTGGGGGTCCGGAGCCCTTCCCTGAAGGCATGAACATGTCCCACTCTCTGCCCCCCAGGGGCATGGCCCCTCATCCCAACGTGCCCGGGAGCCAGATGCGCCTGCCTGGTTTTGCAGGAATGATGAACCCTGACATGGAAGGCCCCAATGTCCCGAATCCTGCCTCACGGCCCGGGCTTTCTGGAGTTAGTTGGCCAGATGATGTGCCAAAAATCCCAGATGGGCGAAACTTCCCTCCTGGTCAGGGTGTCTTCAGTGGCCCTGGCCGAGGGGAGCGATTCCCCAATCCGCAGGGTCTGCCTGAAGAGCTCTatcagcagcagctggctgaGAAACAGATGGGCCTCCCTCCTGGTCTGAACATGGAAGGCATCAGGCCCGGCATGGAGATCAACAGAATGATGCCCTCCCAGAGACACATGGAGCCTGGGAACAACCCCATCTTCCCTCGCAT contains:
- the LOC141727001 gene encoding uncharacterized protein LOC141727001, which encodes MRDFPWAAGGTHLENAGAAGGKWPVQKQRGAKRKKASRQPALRGAGGRKRFDAAAGGTRSPEELDESPSACV